A genome region from Microbacterium sp. CGR2 includes the following:
- a CDS encoding DUF2975 domain-containing protein has translation MTSTEQRTLTRGDTAALVAFCIAGLAIAANFVVYSIFRIVELARGTDVPVIVEFVGQPVQAPLGDGTDTITLGLDEATITAAQLPPIAAVPGIIGQVSQMITIIVVIGCLILLARSTLSGRVFSRRNTALVMTAGITGLVGFAAVRFFENMLANATVSVITDNAIENSIITVEPVAFILAAFIIAVIGTAFVIGDKLQRETEGLV, from the coding sequence GTGACTTCGACCGAGCAACGGACATTGACCCGTGGCGACACCGCCGCGCTGGTTGCTTTCTGCATCGCGGGCCTCGCCATCGCGGCGAACTTCGTCGTGTACTCGATCTTCCGCATCGTCGAACTGGCCCGCGGAACCGATGTTCCCGTCATCGTCGAGTTCGTCGGGCAGCCGGTGCAGGCGCCCCTCGGCGACGGGACCGACACCATCACGCTCGGCCTCGATGAGGCGACCATCACCGCGGCCCAGCTTCCCCCGATCGCCGCCGTACCCGGCATCATCGGCCAGGTCAGCCAGATGATCACGATCATCGTGGTCATCGGCTGCCTGATCCTGTTGGCACGGAGCACGCTCAGCGGTCGCGTCTTCAGCCGTCGCAACACGGCACTCGTGATGACAGCGGGGATCACCGGTCTCGTCGGCTTCGCCGCCGTGCGGTTCTTCGAGAACATGCTCGCCAACGCGACCGTATCCGTGATCACCGACAACGCGATCGAGAACTCGATCATCACCGTCGAACCCGTGGCGTTCATCCTCGCCGCGTTCATCATCGCGGTCATCGGCACGGCCTTCGTCATCGGCGACAAACTGCAGCGCGAGACGGAAGGGCTCGTCTGA
- a CDS encoding DUF2975 domain-containing protein — protein sequence MTTTSNRSEKADAVTVMFLSAAALVIVGIATQLRILSTFRDVGIAWSIPIDEQPISATTNSGAVTIEGIAQHAMVFATDVNPVSVAAIIGAIALWAVAAVVVIGAVALVAWNLLRGRVFVPGNARAFDAIGWTLAAAPVLIVILETMGRNGVTAALGIGAGEPVHPLEFWSVLPIFGAGVATGLIAVAFRRGIRMRQEKDLLAKDTEGLV from the coding sequence ATGACGACGACATCGAACCGGTCGGAGAAGGCGGATGCCGTCACCGTCATGTTCCTCAGCGCTGCCGCACTGGTGATCGTGGGCATCGCCACGCAGCTCCGAATCCTCAGCACGTTCCGCGACGTCGGCATCGCCTGGTCGATCCCCATCGACGAGCAGCCGATATCCGCGACCACCAACTCCGGCGCGGTGACGATCGAGGGCATCGCGCAGCACGCGATGGTCTTCGCCACCGACGTCAACCCGGTTTCCGTCGCCGCCATCATCGGAGCGATCGCGCTCTGGGCAGTCGCTGCCGTCGTGGTGATCGGTGCCGTGGCCCTCGTCGCCTGGAACCTGCTTCGAGGGCGGGTGTTCGTCCCTGGCAACGCACGCGCATTCGATGCGATCGGCTGGACCCTCGCGGCAGCTCCCGTACTCATCGTGATCCTCGAGACCATGGGCCGGAACGGGGTCACCGCCGCGCTCGGGATCGGAGCCGGCGAACCCGTGCACCCGCTCGAGTTCTGGTCGGTCCTGCCGATCTTCGGCGCGGGTGTCGCGACGGGTCTCATCGCGGTCGCCTTCCGCCGCGGCATCCGGATGCGGCAGGAGAAGGACCTTCTCGCGAAGGACACGGAAGGACTCGTCTGA
- a CDS encoding ATP-dependent Clp protease ATP-binding subunit, which produces MFERFTDRARRVVVLAQEEAKMLNHNYIGTEHILLGLIHEGEGVAAKALESLGISLDAVREQVQDIIGQGQQQPTGHIPFTPRAKKVLELSLREALQLGHNYIGTEHILLGLIREGEGVAAQVLVKLGADLNKVRQQVIQLLSGAPGRETASVGAQTNDSPAGTQGGSAVLDQFGRNLTQAARDNKLDPVIGREKEAERVMQILSRRSKNNPVLIGEPGVGKTAVVEGLAQAIVKGDVPETLKDKQLYSLDLGSLIAGSRYRGDFEERLKKVTKEIRTRGDIIVFIDEIHTLVGAGAAEGAIDAASILKPLLARGELQTIGATTLDEYRKHFEKDAALERRFQPVQVNEPTLPHAINILKGLRDRYEAHHKVQITDGAIVAAANLADRYVSDRFLPDKAIDLIDEAGARLRLSILSSPPELREFDEKIAKVREQKEVASEEQDFEKAASLRDEEKSLLAERLRLEKQWRAGDVATSAVVDEGLIAEVLAQATGIPVFKLTEEETSRLVFMEKALHQRVIGQEEAIAALSKTIRRQRAGLKDPKRPSGSFIFAGPTGVGKTELAKALAEFLFDDEAALISLDMSEFGEKHTVSRLFGAPPGFVGFEEGGQLTEKVRRKPFSVVLFDEIEKAHPDIFNSLLQILEEGRLTDGQGRVVDFKNTVIIMTTNLGARDIAGGPVGFQVEGNDSTSYDRMRGKVNEELKRHFKPEFLNRVDDIIVFPQLSKPELVQIVDLFTKRLGERLLDRDMTIELSQAAKERLIEIGFDPSLGARPLRRAMQHEVEDRLSEKILHGELNPGDHVKVDAADGQFLFEHGPRGEKVSVGVNTGGAISGTPDLAVASGE; this is translated from the coding sequence ATGTTCGAGAGATTCACGGACCGAGCCCGTCGAGTGGTCGTCCTCGCCCAAGAAGAGGCGAAGATGCTCAACCACAACTACATCGGAACCGAGCACATCCTGCTCGGTCTCATCCACGAGGGTGAAGGCGTCGCCGCCAAGGCCCTCGAAAGCCTCGGCATCTCCCTCGACGCCGTGCGTGAGCAGGTACAGGACATCATCGGCCAGGGGCAGCAGCAGCCGACGGGTCACATCCCGTTCACCCCGCGCGCCAAGAAGGTGCTCGAGCTCAGCCTCCGCGAGGCGCTGCAGCTCGGCCACAACTACATCGGCACCGAGCACATCCTCCTCGGCCTGATCCGCGAGGGCGAGGGCGTCGCCGCGCAGGTGCTCGTCAAGCTCGGCGCCGACCTCAACAAGGTCCGCCAGCAGGTCATCCAGCTGCTCTCCGGCGCTCCGGGTCGTGAGACCGCATCCGTCGGCGCGCAGACCAACGACTCGCCCGCCGGCACGCAGGGCGGCTCCGCGGTGCTCGACCAGTTCGGTCGCAACCTGACCCAGGCCGCGCGCGACAACAAGCTCGACCCGGTCATCGGCCGCGAGAAGGAGGCGGAGCGGGTCATGCAGATCCTCTCCCGTCGTTCCAAGAACAACCCGGTCCTGATCGGTGAGCCCGGCGTCGGAAAGACCGCTGTCGTCGAGGGCCTCGCCCAGGCGATCGTCAAGGGTGATGTGCCAGAGACGCTGAAGGACAAGCAGCTCTACTCGCTCGACCTCGGCTCGCTCATCGCCGGTTCCCGCTACCGCGGAGACTTCGAGGAGCGCCTGAAGAAGGTCACCAAGGAGATCCGCACCCGCGGCGACATCATCGTCTTCATCGACGAGATCCACACCCTCGTGGGTGCCGGTGCCGCCGAGGGCGCGATCGACGCCGCCAGCATCCTGAAGCCGCTCCTCGCCCGCGGAGAGCTGCAGACGATCGGTGCGACCACGCTCGACGAGTACCGCAAGCACTTCGAGAAGGATGCTGCACTCGAGCGTCGCTTCCAGCCGGTGCAGGTGAACGAGCCGACGCTGCCGCACGCGATCAACATCCTCAAGGGGCTGCGCGACCGCTACGAGGCGCACCACAAGGTGCAGATCACTGACGGCGCGATCGTGGCCGCGGCGAACCTCGCCGACCGCTACGTCTCCGACCGGTTCCTTCCGGACAAGGCGATCGACCTGATCGATGAGGCCGGCGCACGCCTTCGCCTGTCGATCCTGTCGAGCCCGCCCGAGCTGCGGGAGTTCGACGAGAAGATCGCCAAGGTCCGCGAGCAGAAGGAAGTCGCCAGCGAGGAGCAGGACTTCGAGAAGGCGGCATCCCTGCGTGACGAGGAGAAGAGCCTCCTTGCGGAGCGCCTGCGCCTCGAGAAGCAGTGGCGTGCCGGCGACGTCGCCACGTCGGCCGTCGTCGACGAGGGTCTGATCGCCGAGGTTCTGGCTCAGGCCACCGGCATCCCGGTGTTCAAGCTCACCGAGGAGGAGACCAGCCGTCTCGTCTTCATGGAGAAGGCCCTGCACCAGCGCGTCATCGGTCAGGAAGAGGCGATCGCCGCTCTGTCCAAGACGATCCGTCGCCAGCGCGCCGGACTCAAGGACCCGAAGCGTCCTTCGGGCTCGTTCATCTTCGCCGGCCCCACGGGCGTCGGAAAGACCGAACTCGCCAAGGCTCTCGCCGAGTTCCTGTTCGACGACGAAGCCGCCCTGATCTCGCTCGACATGAGTGAGTTCGGTGAGAAGCACACCGTCTCGCGTCTGTTCGGTGCCCCTCCCGGGTTCGTCGGATTCGAAGAGGGCGGTCAGCTCACCGAGAAGGTGCGCCGCAAGCCGTTCAGCGTGGTGCTCTTCGATGAGATCGAGAAGGCCCACCCGGACATCTTCAACTCGCTGCTGCAGATCCTCGAAGAAGGTCGTCTCACCGATGGTCAGGGTCGGGTGGTGGACTTCAAGAACACCGTCATCATCATGACCACGAACCTCGGTGCCCGCGACATCGCGGGTGGCCCGGTCGGCTTCCAGGTCGAGGGCAACGACTCGACCAGCTACGACCGGATGAGGGGCAAGGTGAACGAAGAGCTCAAGCGGCACTTCAAGCCCGAGTTCCTCAACCGTGTCGACGACATCATCGTGTTCCCGCAGCTGTCGAAGCCGGAGCTGGTGCAGATCGTGGATCTGTTCACCAAGCGCCTGGGCGAGCGTCTGCTCGACCGCGACATGACGATCGAGCTGTCGCAGGCGGCGAAGGAGCGTCTCATCGAGATCGGGTTCGACCCGTCGCTCGGTGCGCGTCCGCTGCGTCGCGCGATGCAGCACGAGGTCGAAGACCGCCTGTCGGAGAAGATCCTGCACGGCGAGCTCAACCCCGGCGACCACGTCAAGGTGGATGCTGCAGACGGCCAGTTCCTGTTCGAGCACGGTCCGCGCGGAGAGAAGGTGTCCGTCGGAGTGAACACCGGCGGGGCCATCTCGGGCACCCCCGATCTGGCGGTCGCCAGCGGAGAGTGA
- a CDS encoding helix-turn-helix transcriptional regulator, with product MSPAENDEEFTGIHCRLDELLAERGMTLTELSGLVGVSIVNLSVLKNDRARAIRYSTLRAICDALHCEVGELLVLAPR from the coding sequence ATGAGCCCGGCCGAGAACGACGAGGAGTTCACCGGCATCCACTGCCGGCTCGACGAGCTGCTGGCCGAACGCGGGATGACGCTCACCGAGCTGAGCGGGCTGGTGGGGGTGAGCATCGTGAATCTGTCGGTGCTGAAGAACGACCGCGCGCGGGCGATCCGCTACTCGACGCTCCGTGCGATCTGCGACGCCCTCCACTGCGAGGTGGGCGAACTGCTGGTGCTG